A stretch of DNA from Lotus japonicus ecotype B-129 chromosome 4, LjGifu_v1.2:
aatgcaatgatatataaaagacATATTAGACCGTTGGTCTATTAGCCTGTTGCCTATTAGCCTGTCAGCCTATTGGTCTTCTTTATTTGAACTTGTCTGTTAAATAGACTTTTAAGTAGGCTTGTAGGCTAGGCCAAACCATGCCTTGGAATTCGACTTGTTAAAAGGTCACATGTCAGGCTTGGGCCACACAAAGAGAATGCAGATCAGGCTTGAGCCACGCAAAGCCTGACTTAACTTAATttatttccacccctagttCTAAGCTTTAGAACGCAAGAGGTTTAAACATGGAAAGCAAAcacatttaaatatatttaaagatTAAATGTTTGTACACTATCAGTGTAAATTTTGTTTAGAAAGTATCCAATTGAATTCTATCAAATCGGAAAATAaactttattttaattaaaattattccTGAATAAAACCCTAGGATCTAACCGGATGAACAAAGAAACCTTAGAGAATTGTACATCATAGGCTCTCCATTATATATTTAGAGAACTCAAAACCCTAGTGATATATACATTGAACCTGGACAATGTTCTAAGTTGACTAAGTTACATAAATGAGGGAAAGAATTAAGGAGAATAATAATTGATTCCTTTCACTAGTCTTAAGGATCGTGGGATGAATCTGAACCTATGACAGTACGAAAATTCAAATAATAAGTAATTATTTGTTCTACGTGACATACCATAATTAGTTGTTGGACTTCCATGACACCACAAAAATGGACAATTAAGACTAATTTTGTACTAAGGGAGTAAAGTACTAAATGTCTAAATGTTGAGTATAATGGGAGCCCATAcaagaaaataaacaaaatgaCTATGGTAAGGCCCAAACCAAGCCCATGATGATTAAGCAACTTGTTGTCCAAGAAGCATCAACAAGCAAATGCTccatagcagaaccaaaaaaaaaacaagacaaCACGAAGAACAACACAGTTGCTTCACCGAAGAAGAAGAGAGGTTGATCGATCGAGCACAGAGATTTGAATGGCGAGGTACGACAGAGCGATCACGGTGTTCTCACCCGATGGCCATCTCTTCCAGGTCGAGTACGCCCTCGAAGCCGTTCGCAAAGGTAACGCCGCCGTCGGCGTCCGCGGCACCGACAACGTCGTTCTCGGTGTCGAGAAGAAATCCACCGCCAAGCTTCAAGACTCCAGGTTGAGCCTTCATTCCTTTCAGTTTCCCCTTTCGATTGGGTTCGATTGCTCTGTATAATACTGTATGAAATTCCAAGTATTGAGATTGACCCTTATGCTGCTTTCATTATCAATTTTTCTCAGTGATTTGTAGtgtgtttattgtttattttgaACACAGCACAGTTTGTTGTACATATTGaatatattataaaattaattttgagacTGTTGTATCTGGAAGATGCCATTGTTCAAAAGCATCCTGAATTGTCTGTTTTTATGTTATATCATTGATTTatgatatgaataaagaaaGACTGTTGCTCAAGTTCAGCAATGTTTTATCAATGTAATGTTGAATTAGAAACTTAAGGGAAAATTAGGGCTTTGCAATTTTTGTTGTGTATTTAGGGCGCGTTTCGGTGAACCGTTTAATTAAGAGCTGATTTACATAAACCCtctcaaacacttgcataagcgcttatgctataagGTAAGCTCAACTAAGCTCTTCTAAACGGGATCTTAGTAGATGGTATGGTATGGTATGGTGTGTTTGGTTTTTaactgtttttttctttttcttttttgcagAAGTGTGAGGAAGATTGTGAATCTGGATGATCACATTGCACTTGCTTGTGCGGGACTAAAAGCTGATGCCCGGGTCCTTATAAACAGGGCGCGTGTTGAATGTCAAAGTCACAGACTTACGGTTGAGGATCCAGTGACGGTCGAGTACATAACTCGTTACATTGCAGGTCTTCAGCAGAAGTACACTCAAAGTGGTGGGGTGCGACCCTTTGGCCTTTCAACCTTGATTGTTGGCTTCGATCCATACACTGCCACACCGTCTCTGTACCAAACGGACCCTTCTGGTACATTTTCTGCTTGGAAAGCTAATGCGACTGGAAGGAACTCCAATTCGATTCGGGAGTTTCTTGAGAAGAATTTCAAAGAAACCTCAGGGCAAGAAACTGTCAAACTGGCTATCCGAGCATTGCTTGAAGTGAGTTCATTTGTTCTTTTAGTGTTTGTGAAAGAATACCtgaatttattatttatctagGTTCTTTGCTGCAAACTGCAAGGTCTTTTTTATTGCTAAAGGATATAGGCACTGTCCTTCTCTTTGCATGTGTCTGTGTTTTTTAATGTTGTCAATGACATGGGAGGAACTCTTTGGGTGTGCTTGGGAGTTTTTAGGAGAGGGAAGCGTAAGACATTGAGCGGAAGGTGAGGGGACGGGAAGAGAAGGGGAAGGAGGGCAAGCCCTCCCCTTGTTTACTAAATTccacaaaaacctcaaatttggGAAACTAAAAAATATAACTAAAAGAGGGTTTTGGATAGTTTTCAAAAATTCCAAAAAGCCATTTCCCCCTGTTTAAAACTCTCCCAAATAACCTTCCCCTTCTCCTCCCTTCCCTAccctccaaaactcaactcacaaATGGGTCTTGGAGGGTTTTCAGGAATACTCTAAAGTctaaacccacccccaccccccTCCTCCTTTTTAAAATCTCCCAAACAAGGGGAGGGCTTCTTATAAGCCTCGACCTTCCCTCCCCTTTAAAACTCAACTCACAAACACACCCTTAGAGTCTCCTACTCTCCTCTTCAATTCTTAATGTTTGCAAAACTACTGCAATTGGAAATTAGTAGGAACTTTTGGATAAATTACCTACATGTTTGACAGTTTGAGAGATACACATTCATAAGCTTCATCTGCGGAGTTAAGATGAAGTTACTTTTTCAACTAGGTTAGATCAGTTCTAGATAGCTGTCTTTCATGCATCTGAGATCTTGactcttttatattttaatagaCACAGTTTCTACCTAGATTCGGAAATAAAGAATAGTTAATATAGTGAACATCTTATACAATACCATTCCAGAAATATAGCTCTTTTTCTTTAGCATATATCTATTTGCATAGGATTAAAGCGCAGATCTTTTGCACTCATTAATATACCTGTGTTCTAGTATGTGATACATTAATGCCAGGACTTTCAATTATATTTTACTCTATTCCTAACTTTCAAGTATTTCTTCATTGAAATGTTTTGCAAACTATATATGCAAGTAAAAATACCATACAGGGATTTTTGTTTGGCGTGTTTTGTGCATTATTTTATACTTTATGAAAAACAAGAAGACTGTAATATGTTTATGAGGGATATGGTTCAACACTTCAACTGGTTGAATAGGTCTTCATTTGAAAACTTCATAGAAAAATAAAGGAGTGAGTAAACAGCTTAATGCAGATGTGAGATATTGGGGTTGCTTAAGCtgttcatttttcttttccatgtTTATTACACGTGGATGAAAGCTAACGTCCACTTAGTTAACTAAAACTATAAGATCAGTGGTATACCAAATCAAATTATTTATTGAATATTCGGGCACTGTTCAGATGTTTAAAAATTATTACCCCTTTTTATTTGTATGGATGGTGCAGTACTGTGTTCAACTTTGAAACAGAATCTTATCAGATGTTTGCAAACTATTAGTTATTacaccctttttttttatatggatGATGTAGTAATATTTTCAACGTTGAAAGAGAAGCTTATGTTTCTATACTCCACATACTGTGGagcttgattctccccttctTTCTTTAACATAATTATGCTTTTGGAAATTCTGCAAAACATTTCTTGTTAAAGAACAATAAACTGAATGAGTCATTTATTGACTTATGTAAACACTTGTCTGTTGTTTCTAGTGAGGAAATTATTTTTGTAAGCAGTTCCTAGTTGTTACTCTCAATTTGTCCTAGATTTGAGGTGTATATGTATACACATGGGAGAGGGGGACATCCTGGTGCAATATTATTATACCTGAGAAAATTGACAGTGGCAAGCTGGTCTTTCTGATTTGATGAAAAACTATTATAGAAGTACATGTAAATCTGTACATGTTTGCTTTAAAAGCCTTGATGCACACTTGTGCCTTTAACAGgttaagataaaaaaattagcCTCGTACTAGTAGTGAAACCCACATGTATACTTCAATGTATCAAATTCCGCAAATATACAGTCAAACACTGCAGTGGACCAAGTAATTGTCTATTCATGTTGCATTATTACGGTACTATTATGGTTTTGTAGCTTGTTATACATTTGGAACTAGATCTGACAAATGTACTTCCCTTTTGATTTTTCCTTGTCGCCATATGTAATTAGGTTGTTGAGAGCGGAGGCAAGAACATTGAAGTTGCTGTCATGACTAAGGAGCATGGTCTGCGTCAACTGGAGGAAGCTGAAATTGATGCTATTGTTGCAGAGATTGAAGCTGAGAAAGCAGCTGCTGAGGCTGCAAAGAAAGCCCCTCCCAAGGAGACAtgattttctatttcttttgttttgtatTATGATCGTTGCTCTCGATAGGGGGTTTCCTGTGCTTACTGAAACTAAATTTGATGTCATAGTGTCAGAAATTGATGCCCAGAAAAGAGCTGCAGAGGCTGCAAAGAAAATTGTTTCTAAAGAGACATGATTTTATGTTACTTATGTTTTAGTTCATGAATTGTAGTTGCTGGGTGTTTGCCCTCCTTAAAATTACTGCTTTATTGTTTCTGGGTTATATTGTCTACTGAATTGCATGCCATTATTAATTAGTTGATGTCACAAATAGAGTCACAGTGATGCCTCGACATATATAACATCTTCATTGATCGTATGTTAAAACATTGTTCAATTGTTACAAATGAATCATGATGATAGGATATAATCAATTTGAATATATctgttttaagttttttttaacgcCTGTTTTAAGTTTACTGTAAGTAATTATTAGTTGAAAAATCAATTACTGAAATTGTAAATATATGGGCACAATACATTATAGTTAATTGTGACAATTGacattagagcatctccaatgttagttcttatttcttagttcttagcactattcatgtgggcccattctgtcacatgtgtttaagcaattCTTTACAGattttgctcaaaccatgagttcttagttcttatcacTATTTATCCGGTCTCACACTaccattattttcattttttttattttcatataattttgatttaaatttaaatgctaatttaatacttaaattaaatgaatgagagagaaaaaattaactttttatgctaagaactcaaaagtaaaacatcttatataagaatctagttcttatttttaagaactaagaacttcacgtcatcccctccaatggttaagaactcagttcttagttcttaattcaaaaataagaactaagaacctcgcattggagatgctcttatataaATTTGAATTATTGACTTTTGATTACATAATTGTTGCGATTAACCTCTGATGTCATATGTTTTCCTATGTAACATAGTACCCACAAGCTTTATTGAAAGATCACCGATTCTCCTCAATCCTGAAAATGCGTTATGAAATAATTTTGAAGTTGGCTATCTAGTACCAAAAGTTCTatggtggatttttttttttacggtcATGGTGGGATTTGAAAGGATAGAATTTAGCCAAATGAATCATTTTTTCCTTATCAAACGTAACAAATGAATTCCTTCGACATAAGCAAGCTACACAAAAAAGCAACTCAATATTAACTTCTGTAGAACAATTATTCAACTCTTGAAGTTATATATCGATCAATCACTTGATAAAATAGGGATAAAAGGTTTAAGATCGCACAACTTTGTTGTAGCAaggagaaaaataaagacttaatGTAGTAAGATGAAGACTCACCGGAGCAAGATGACCTTCTCCGACActcccaaagaaaaaaatgaaataaaaatttgggtgaatggtcactttcgtccctaaagttacaGACGTCGGGCATTTTAGTCTCTATTCTATGGAAATGTCGCTCGTAGTCCCTGATGTTGCAAAACATCAGTCACGTTTGTCCCTGGGTCCAATTCCGTCTGTGAACGTTAACGGGAAGACTGATTTGGCACGTTAAATGCTCCTATGGAATTTCCACGTGGATTTAaatattgagatttttttttgaaaaagttataaaaCTTCAATTCAGTCCCTAGCGAAAATCCCCAAAATAAAACTTAATTTACTTAACTTTAATCTTAATTCTACAAAAAATAGCTTTAATCCAAATTGAACTAGTAATCTCTAATCTGCcttcaccttcatcttctcatcttcacATCTTCATCATTAAGAACCTAGAAGAAACTATCCATAAACCcacaaaaatcaaccacccacaACCCAAATTAACATCAGATCCAGAATAAAAAACCCgaaaacccagaaacccaccAAATCCAACCACCCTCATCTGCTTGTTTCCCAAAATTAAAGCTTCTCAATATTCCATCTGCAATTATGTGTGTAATTGTTCCCCTTCTTCATGACCCAGAAACATTAAACAAGAATACACTTAGCAAGAATCTGCAGCATGATGATTGTTCTCCTTCTTCATACATAAAACCCATACCAAAAACATACACTTACCAGTTCTTGTCTGCAGCATGGTGATTGTTCCCCTTCTTCATCAGGCCAACCCATAATCGCAAGCACCACACCCAGAGCAAGAAACCCATAATCGCAAGCACCAAACCCATAGCAAGAAACCCAGAATCACATCTTCCCAAACCCAGAATCTGAATGTTCAAAGACCGAAACCTAGAATCTCATGTTCCCAATTTAATCATGGTAGAACCAGAAGACAACCTTCAAGCCTTAGGGATCGGAGAAGCCGAGAACCATGCGAGAGAAACCCAGATCGAGAGAGAACGCCAAATTTCGAGCCCTTCTTCGCCTCTGAAGCAACCACCGCCAACCATCTTCAACCCAGATCGAGAGTGGACGAAGGAATCGAGAGCGAGAACCAACCATCGAGAAGGTGTCAGCGATCTAGAGGAGAAGTGTGGTGGCACGACCTGttgtgatgaagagaaagaagaagaagaagaatggttTGGATTCTTGAAGAAGAAGGGTTGAAGAACAAGAGGAACataaagatgaagaagaagggcTGGGTGGTACGGTGttttatgttgttttttttCCAGTAATTTGTTTAGATTAATTAgggttattttgtttttttgattattttactttttaattatttgtttttaattatttttctttttgtttaagtatttgttttaaattattttggAGATTTTCGCTAGGGACTGAATTGAAGTTTTATAactttttggcttaattgcaactttggtccccggcGTTTActaatgccacgattttggtccctcacctaatttaattacacggatggtccccgacgttgtaggccgtgtgcaacgttagtcctaccgtttatttcttaatggaggaggcttacgtggacgtccagttggagagagaaatgaggtatgaggagagagggaagcacgtgagtatcacgtgacccttatttGAAcacattatacccaaacccctgacctcccttgAACGAAAAAGGTAacacgatttagatccctagggtttcagatttgggtataatgggttcatataaggttcacgtgagttcacgtgatactcacgtgctcccctctctcctcagatctcctttttctctccaactagacgtccacgtaagcctcctccattaagaaataaacggtatgactaacgttgcacgcagcctacaacgtcggggaccatccatgtaattaaattaggtgggggaccaaaatcgtgacattggtaaacgtcgggaccaaagttgtaattaagcctaactttttcaaaaaaaatttccaaTATTTAAATCCACGTGGAAATTCCATAGGAGCACTAACGTGCCAAATCAGTCTTCTCGTTAACTTTTACTGGCGGAATTGAACCCAAGGACTAACGTGACCGACATTTTGCAACATCAGGGACTACGGGCGACATTTCCATAGAATAGGGACTAAAATGCCCGACGTCtgtaactttagggacgaaagtgaccattcacccTAAAAATTTGCACAACTTCTTGAAGCttatgaaagaaaaagaaatgaagtGAAATGTTTCTCTTTTGTGTAACATTCAGAACAGAGGACGTATTGGTTAACTTTATGTCTGATAGATATTCATTGGGCTAAATAAGGAAATGAAACAAAAAGTGTGTAACACGGTAAGAACTAAAGAGACAAAGTTAAGCTTATAGTAGCATTGAAAGTAAGTTCTTAAAGCTATAGAGGGAGATATTTTTTTGTTGGggcaaataaaaatattataatattagcAGTATTGTATTGGAGAAAAGTCAAACTGTTGTGAGATACCCTACTCTCAAGTAAATCTGTCTCTTACAACTAggttttttataggaaaatgttagttgttagaaatgttagtaaattaattcatCATTCGGGTTCGAACTTGGGACCCTTCACCTTTCATTCCATCCAACTTATgtctctagctcttaccacttgagctattattcGGGGACGTCCTGACAGAGAGAGTAGGGACATGGTGCTTTTATGGCCCcaagtttttcaatttttaacatGTGATACGTGAGTTGTAGATATTATTATAACTATAAGCATGTAATATTATTCTTTGATCTTAGCCCCTAGTCTCAAATTCCTGCTACAAAAATGTATGAAACTTCCGTTTGTACATTTtgttattttggaaaaatgaaaaataaaatatttgattgattgGGAATAATGGCAATTGGGTATTTGATttactaattaattaaaataaggaaattttttAATGCAAGGTCATTTTATTGATAGTCACTATAGTTAGAAAAGATGAAATGCTAGAATATTTAATTAAGAATTAATTgacaattttaaataaaataaaaaactactcTATCGTACCAGAATGACgtcaaataaaaaaagaatgaaCCATCCGTCGCAAACAAGAGACCAGCACTCCAGCAGTGACAAACACGTGCACAAAAAAAATTGGAATTGTAAAtgagaataaaagaaaaaatggcCTATACAGGTCTCGAACCTGTGACCTTCGCGTTATTAGCACGACGCTCTAACCAGCTGAGCTAATAGGCCGGTTGAAAGTGTTTCttttttgtacttatttctacTACACATTTTAAGCTTTTCTCAATTCCCAATCAAATCGTATGCTTTATTAGCTAATCAACTTGAAATACAACCCCGGCACACTTATTTCCTCCAACTAGTTAGGTAATTCCATCTTGAGTCATAACAACTAATAATGTGCCATAATATTTTTCCGTCAGAAATGTCTCATCCACTTGAATAGTGAGTTTACAAGACGAAAACCTCCTCAATACATGTTTTAAATGACCATAACACACGATCAAGGATCAAACTGGAAGGGTCTCCCATACCCTCTTCCATTGGTTGAGAAGTTTAATATTTAACAAATGTACCAGGAAGGCAGGAACATAAT
This window harbors:
- the LOC130711828 gene encoding proteasome subunit alpha type-7 — translated: MARYDRAITVFSPDGHLFQVEYALEAVRKGNAAVGVRGTDNVVLGVEKKSTAKLQDSRSVRKIVNLDDHIALACAGLKADARVLINRARVECQSHRLTVEDPVTVEYITRYIAGLQQKYTQSGGVRPFGLSTLIVGFDPYTATPSLYQTDPSGTFSAWKANATGRNSNSIREFLEKNFKETSGQETVKLAIRALLEVVESGGKNIEVAVMTKEHGLRQLEEAEIDAIVAEIEAEKAAAEAAKKAPPKET